The sequence TCGTGCGTGACGATCACGATCGTCGTGCCCTCGGCGCGGAGGTTCTGCAGGAGATCGAGGAGCTCGGCCGCCCGTGCGCGGTCCTGCCCGAAGGTCGGCTCGTCCAGCGCGAGGACGCGCGGCCGCGTGATCAGAGCCGTCCCCACCGAGAGCCGTCGCTTCTCGCCTCCTGACAGGAGGAACGGGTGCACGTCCGCCTTGTGCTCGAGGCCGAACCGCGCGAGCATCTCCTCGACGCGCGCGGCGATCTCCGCGTCCGGCACGTGCCGCAGCCGTAACCCGTGCGCCAGCTCGTCGAAGACCGTGTGCGCGATGAACTGGTGCTCGGGGTTCTGGAACACGAATCCGATGCGCGCGGCGAGGTCGCGAGGTGAGGCCGTGCCCGGATCGATGCCGTCGACCGACACCTGCCCCCGCGGGGGTGGTACGACGCCCGCGAGAGCCTGGATCAGTGTCGTCTTGCCGGCACCGTTCGCGCCGACGATCGCGGTGAGGCTTCCGGGCTCGAGGTCGAGGTCGATCCCGTGCAGGATCTCGGTCCGCCGGCGCCGCACGGTCAACCCGCGGGCGCGGATGATCGGCTCGGGTCGGCTGGCGTCCGCGCGTTTCGCGTCGCTGCCCTCGTCGCTGCCCTCGTCGGTCGCCGAGCCAGCCGAGCCAGCCGAGCCAGCCGAGCCAGCCGAGCCAGCCGAGCCAGCCGAGCCAGTCGAGCCAGTCGAGCGAGCGGAGCGAGACGAAACGCCCTCCCGCTCCAGCACAACCGCGAGCGCCTGCGGTGTCAGCGGCAACGGATCGAGCGCGAACCCCTGCTCCCGAAGCCGCAGGGCAGCGAGCGTCGCCGCCGGCAGCCAGACGCCCATCTCGACGAGCTCGTCGGCATGCGCGCGGATGATCTCGCCCGCCGGCCCGTCGAACACGACTCTGCCGTCGCGATCGAGCACGATCGTGCGCGTCACGAAGTCCATCGCCGCGTCGAGGTTGTGCTCGACGAGGAGGATCGCGCGGTCTCCGGCGGCGACCACATCCGCCAGCGCCGCATAGACGTCGTCGATGCCCTGCGGATCGAGGTTGGCGGTCGGCTCGTCGAGCACGATCAGCGGCGAATCCATCGCGAGGGCGCAGGCGATCGCGAGCCGCTGCCGTCCGCCGCCGGACAGGTGGTCCGGGTTCTCGTCCCGCCGATCCCAGAGCCCGACCCGGCGCAGCGCCGCTTCGACGCGACCCCGCACGACGTCGAGTGCGAGCAGGAGATTCTCCGGGCCGAAGGCCACCTCGTCGTAGACGGTGCCGGTGACGATCTGCGAGTCCGGGTCCTGGAACACCATCGCGACGTGCGTGCTCAGAGCGGCGGGCTGCGCGGCGGCGGTGTCGATTCCGCCGGCCTCGACGGTGCCGACCATGGTCGCCGGCAGGGCATGCGGGATCAGGCCGTTGAGGGCGAGCGTGAGCGTCGACTTGCCGGATCCGGAGGGTCCGAGCAGGAGGACGACCTCGCCGGGGCCGATGTCGAACGTCACGTCGCGCGGCGAGGGGTGCGCGGCATCGGCGTGGGTGAGCGAGAGCTCACGCACGCTCAGCAGGGGCGCAGATGGGCGCACGGCGGAGTCCCGGGTCGACGGATCGTACCCGTCTAACTTAGCTGAGCCTTACCTGATCCGCCATCGACCGGCACGGGGCGACCGGCGCCCAGGCGACCGGTGCCGAGGGGTCAGCGCCGAGCGACTCCGGCCCGGCGCAGCGCCGAGCCGATCGCGAGCCCCACTGCGGTCCACGCGATCGGGCCGAGCACCGAGATCGCCAGGTACAGGATCTGCGCCCACGGCGCCATGACCGACAGGTGCGCGGCGAAGAACACGACGACCGCGACGATGACCCCGATCACGGCGGCCGAGATGAAGAAGCGCCACGGCCCCCAGGCGCGGTAGCGGGTGAGGGCGGCGACGCCCTCCTGGATGAGGCCGAACAGCAGGGCGGTGCCGATGAACCGCAGCGCCCACGCCGGGTTGAAGGCACTCGCGATCAGCGCCGCGAACACGTGCGTGATCAGGGCGACGAGCGGCAGTCGCAGCACCTCCTGGGCGATGATCCCCGGCAGCACGTGCGAGCCGAGCACGAGTCCGTAGAGGAAGAGGAGGGGGCTCGCCAGCAGCACGGGAGTCACCCATCCGGCGATGCCCGCGAGGATGCCCGTGGCCACTCCGATCGCTGCGCAGACGAGCAGTACTCGAGTCGACAGGAGGGGGGTGCGGGCCACCTCTCCAGCTTACTGTCGACCTATCGGGAGGGAGGCCGTGGATAACCCTGGCCGATCGGCGAAGGCCGGTTGGCCGATCGGCCAGTTCTCTCTCCGGCGGCGAAGAGCGGGACTATGTTGGCCGCGGTGCAGCAACGCGGTTGCACCGTGATCATCGGGAGCACCACATGGGTCGAACACCCCTCCGGATGGCAGCAGCCACCACCCTGGCGACTCTGTTCATCGCATCGACGGCAACTACCGGCTACGCGGCGACCGGGGAGGTGACGCATCCCGTCCCGGTCGCAGGCACGCCCGGCCACTACATCGTGGTCATGAAGTCCGATCCGCTCGCGAGCTATGAGGGCGACGTCAAAGGCCTGAAGGCGACGAAGCCCGCCGAGGGCGAGCAGCTCGAGACGCAATCGCAGGACTCGCAGCGGTACGTCAAGCACCTGCAGACGCAGCAGACCGACCTGGTCGGCGACATCGGAGTCACGCCCGACAACACCTATCAGGTCGCGCTCAACGGTTTCAGCGCCGACCTCTCCGGTGAGCAGGTCGATGCGCTGCGTGCGTCGAAGGATGTCCTCGGCGTGTACCCGGACGAGGTCCGGCACCCCGACGCGCAGACGTCCACCGACTTCCTCGGCCTCGGCGACGACCGCAAGGGGCGAGGCGGAGTGTGGCAGCAGACCGGCGGCGTCGAGAAGGCCGGCGAGGGCGTCGTGGTCGGCGTGATCGACACCGGCATCGCGCCGGAGCATCCGTCCTTCGAGGGCAAGAAGATCAAGAAGCAGAAGAAGCAGCAGAGCCGACACAAGGGCAACCAGCCCTACACCGACGGCACCAACGTGTACTTCGACAAGTCCGACGGCGGGCAGTTCCAGGCCGCGATGGTCGAAGGCCAGGACTGGGACACGAGCGACTACTCCTCGAAGCTCATCGGCGGACAGTACTTCTACGCCGGGGCCGAGGCCGCCGGATTCGACTTCCAGTACGACTACCTCTCGCCGCGTGATGGCGACGGCCACGGCTCGCACACCGCGAGCACCGCGGCGGGTAACTTCAAGGTCGACGCCGCCATCGAGGGCGTCGACTTCGGGACGGTCTCGGGCGTCGCACCCGGTGCGAAGGTCGCGGCCTACAAGGCCTGCTACGTCGGGCCGGACACGACCGTCACCACCGACGACATCTGCGCTCTGAGCGACCTCGTCGCGGCGATCGATCAGGCGGTCGCCGACGGCGTCGACGTGATCAACTACTCCATCGGCGGAGGGGCGGCGAGCACCGTGCTGTCGCCGGAGGACCTCGCGTTCTTCAACGCCGCGGCCGCGGGTGTCTTCGTCGCGACGAGTGCCGGCAACGACGGCCCCGACCCGGTCACGGCCGACCACGCCTCGCCCTGGTACACGACCGTCGCCGCATCGACCATCCCGACCTGGGAGGGCACCGTGCAGTTCGACGGGTTCGAGCAGGCCGGAGCCTCGGTGAGCGTGCCGTTCGGTGAGAGCGTCACCGGCCCGTCGATCGCCGCGGTGGATGCCGCCGCGGCAGGAGCGGTCGACCCGCAGCTCTGCCTGCCGGGCACCCTCGACCCCGCGAAGGTCACAGGGCGCATCGTGGTCTGCGACCGCGGCGGCAACGCACGCGCCGAGAAGTCGCAGGTCGTGAAGGATGCCGGGGGCATCGGCATGGTCCTCGTGAACGTGCCGGGTGGCGCGGACTCGCTCGACAACGACTTCCACGCCGTGCCGACCGTGCACCTGAACGCCGTGCACCGCGCCGCCGTGCTGGCGTACGTCCAGGGCGGCGTCGACCGTCCGATCACCCTCGTCGGCGAGAACACCACGGGCGTGACCACCCCGACGCCGCAGATCGCGGGCTTCTCCAGCCGCGGGCCGATGCTGGCCGACGGCAGCGATGTGCTGAAGCCGGATGTCGCGGCCCCCGGCGTCGCCATCCTCGCGGCGACGAACAACGGACCCGACGAGGAGCCGACCTTCGGCATCCTCTCCGGCACGTCGATGGCCTCGCCGCACGTGGCAGGTCTCGGAGCGCTGTACCTCGGTGAGCACCCGAAGGCGACGCCGGCGGAGATCCGCTCGGCGATGATGACCACCGCGTACGACACCGTGCTGCCCGACGGATCGAAGAACACCGACCCGTTCGAGCAGGGCGCGGGTCAGGTCGACCCGAAGCGGTATCTGAACCCCGGGCTGCTGTACCTCAACGGGGTCAAGGACTGGGCGGCGTTCCTCGACGGGAAGGGCCTGTCGGACTTCCCGGGGATCGAGCCCATCGACGGCAGCGACCTCAACCAGGCGTCGATCTCGATCGGCTCGCTGGCCAGCGCGCAGACCGTCACCCGCACCGTCACCTCGACCGAGAAGGGCACCTTCACCGCGAAGGCCTCCGTTCCGGGCGTGAACGTCAAGGTCACCCCGCAGCAGTTGAAGTTCGACAAGCCGGGTCAGACCAAGACCTTCACCGTCACGTTCGACAACAAGAGCGCGCCGGTCGAGGAGTGGGCGACCGGTTCGCTCACCTGGAAGAGTGCGAAGAACTCGGTGCGTTCGCCGATCGCGGTGTTCCCGGTCACGGCG is a genomic window of Microbacterium maritypicum containing:
- a CDS encoding S8 family serine peptidase, whose protein sequence is MAAATTLATLFIASTATTGYAATGEVTHPVPVAGTPGHYIVVMKSDPLASYEGDVKGLKATKPAEGEQLETQSQDSQRYVKHLQTQQTDLVGDIGVTPDNTYQVALNGFSADLSGEQVDALRASKDVLGVYPDEVRHPDAQTSTDFLGLGDDRKGRGGVWQQTGGVEKAGEGVVVGVIDTGIAPEHPSFEGKKIKKQKKQQSRHKGNQPYTDGTNVYFDKSDGGQFQAAMVEGQDWDTSDYSSKLIGGQYFYAGAEAAGFDFQYDYLSPRDGDGHGSHTASTAAGNFKVDAAIEGVDFGTVSGVAPGAKVAAYKACYVGPDTTVTTDDICALSDLVAAIDQAVADGVDVINYSIGGGAASTVLSPEDLAFFNAAAAGVFVATSAGNDGPDPVTADHASPWYTTVAASTIPTWEGTVQFDGFEQAGASVSVPFGESVTGPSIAAVDAAAAGAVDPQLCLPGTLDPAKVTGRIVVCDRGGNARAEKSQVVKDAGGIGMVLVNVPGGADSLDNDFHAVPTVHLNAVHRAAVLAYVQGGVDRPITLVGENTTGVTTPTPQIAGFSSRGPMLADGSDVLKPDVAAPGVAILAATNNGPDEEPTFGILSGTSMASPHVAGLGALYLGEHPKATPAEIRSAMMTTAYDTVLPDGSKNTDPFEQGAGQVDPKRYLNPGLLYLNGVKDWAAFLDGKGLSDFPGIEPIDGSDLNQASISIGSLASAQTVTRTVTSTEKGTFTAKASVPGVNVKVTPQQLKFDKPGQTKTFTVTFDNKSAPVEEWATGSLTWKSAKNSVRSPIAVFPVTADAPAEVTGTGVDGSTSVEITPGLDGDLALNLSGLTAYELLTDPDNPVEGHSGDENSGDANKDVAWIVDVPEGTTLSRFDLDSSDDDGSDLDLTVYRVVSPDDLRYYENWQSATGSADEQVTVPAPTAGTYLVVANVYATTGPMTWDMSYANVQPAGDGAFTATPNPIAAVRGEKTSYDLSWTGLTAGTRYLGLVQYGDSAVRTVVTVTTPDAAKQAPPTDAPETDAPPTDAPEPDAPEPDAPETEAPETPAPESPAPETEAPETPKPE
- a CDS encoding ABC transporter ATP-binding protein, which gives rise to MRPSAPLLSVRELSLTHADAAHPSPRDVTFDIGPGEVVLLLGPSGSGKSTLTLALNGLIPHALPATMVGTVEAGGIDTAAAQPAALSTHVAMVFQDPDSQIVTGTVYDEVAFGPENLLLALDVVRGRVEAALRRVGLWDRRDENPDHLSGGGRQRLAIACALAMDSPLIVLDEPTANLDPQGIDDVYAALADVVAAGDRAILLVEHNLDAAMDFVTRTIVLDRDGRVVFDGPAGEIIRAHADELVEMGVWLPAATLAALRLREQGFALDPLPLTPQALAVVLEREGVSSRSARSTGSTGSAGSAGSAGSAGSAGSAGSATDEGSDEGSDAKRADASRPEPIIRARGLTVRRRRTEILHGIDLDLEPGSLTAIVGANGAGKTTLIQALAGVVPPPRGQVSVDGIDPGTASPRDLAARIGFVFQNPEHQFIAHTVFDELAHGLRLRHVPDAEIAARVEEMLARFGLEHKADVHPFLLSGGEKRRLSVGTALITRPRVLALDEPTFGQDRARAAELLDLLQNLRAEGTTIVIVTHDLQLVAEHSTHVVLLAGGQVRAAGATAALFRDQQLFADAGLRVPALQRVLVSAGLEVIR
- a CDS encoding ECF transporter S component, translating into MARTPLLSTRVLLVCAAIGVATGILAGIAGWVTPVLLASPLLFLYGLVLGSHVLPGIIAQEVLRLPLVALITHVFAALIASAFNPAWALRFIGTALLFGLIQEGVAALTRYRAWGPWRFFISAAVIGVIVAVVVFFAAHLSVMAPWAQILYLAISVLGPIAWTAVGLAIGSALRRAGVARR